The stretch of DNA TGTGGCCGCTGTAGTATAAGATGTAGGTGTCGTGCCGCGGGCCTTCAGCGGTGCAGAGCTCCAGAAATGAGCGCAGTTTGGCCACCAGGGTGTCCAGGCTTAGACTGGTGGAGTAATCACATCCGTACGTCTGGATGAGGTGGTGGGAGAAGAGTCGCTGCACAGCATTCAAAGTAGCTGTGGAGTGCAATTCCTGGACTTGCCCTGGAGGCAACAGCAATGGCTGGCCATCTGCACTGCACCCCATTGAGAAAAAGTAAAGAGGATGATGGGTGAAATGTGGAAGAGAGACTGATGCTTCCGAATTGCTAACTGGGTCAACTTAACCTTCCGaatatacacaaaaaaatattaagaggGATAAGCACAATGGAGAGTGAATTCAAAAAGGTCATGAAAAGGAGTAGTGCAAAATGTAAGATGGAGAAAAAGGTACAAAGAAAAGGAGAAAGAACATAGATGTTATTCTGTTCGAAAGTGAGAGCAAAAGTGATTTAGCAGCTCCTCGCAGGGTCATCCTAGCCCCTTCTGCCTTTCTAAAGGAGCATGACAAGACATCCTGCTATAAATATCATCTAAAACAGCACTGGCTAATAAACAAGTCGACAATTAACAACCAAAACCATTATAACCCCCTGTAGCCTTGCTTCCCAAAGACTGTGATTATATAACCAAGACCAAGCATTTGTGGTGGCAATGTTATTTCCCATAGGTAGACGTGCTTGCTGAAGACTGAAATGGCAAGTCTAAGGCACAGTGACCCATGAAAACTACCTAGGCAGGTGCTGAGCTATTCAAGTGGAAATGACCGCTTCTCTGAGCTTGTTTGCCAGGACTCTATCCTTCAATCTCTCAACTGCTGAGCTTTCCTACTTGCGTCTTCTTcttcattgtttttttaaactgctttaGATCTGTTTTTTTCTACTCAACCCATCCCTGCTCCAGTGCCCCTCATTCCTAAACACAACAACATTTTAGGCACCAAAAATAATATCATGACTAAAGGCAAAATGTTTGCTGAAATATCTTTTCATTTGAATTCCACAAGAAGTTTATTAGCTACAAAGGACTAATGAATTGTTCATGGTTTTTATAAACTATTAAAATGCTTTCTGGGTGAACCATCTAAATATTTGGATGTTGGCCAGAGCTCATTCCCTTTAAATGTGAGAGAAAAATGGTACCACGGCATCTGCTAGGAATGAAAACTATTTCTCGCTGTCAGACTTGAGCATTTCTCTCTCATCCCTTCCCCTCTCATCTTCCCAAGAGGCCCTCGTCATGGTAAAAACATGATCTGTACCCATCAGATGGAAGATTACACCTTGCTACATTCCCCTCATGCGCCTGCTCCATGCAGAGCCTTTCCACCAGAGTGGAAGTGCTGGAATACTGAGTCTGAAAAGGTTGTGGAGCTGCATCCTAATCGACATCATAATCAGCGACCTGGCTGACGGCCTGCCCTGTACCCCACCCTCACTCTCTCTCAGTATGCATGGCACATGCTTCTCCCAGCGGAACCAACAATAGACCAAGTTTATTAAAGGCTATGAGTTTATTTAACGTTAACATTTGTTTATAGAGATCCAACAAATGTTAACGTTAAATAACGTTAAATAACGATTTTTTCTACACACCTCTATTTTTTATGACACTTAGCAAAGGACTGATCAAGATGCACATTCAAGATGAGCAAGAGTAGGGCAGCAGACTATTTCCCTTGATGTTGGAATTATGAATATTAATCATCTTTCTGATTTAGCCACACATCCAAAACAAgctgtttttgaatgtttttttcatCATCGTTGTGGCATCATGACCACAAAAATCAGGCCTGATTCAAATATCAAAGACTATTCAGTATTCAGCAACTTTACCAAACCTAAAGAACAACAATGTGAACTATGCTGGTAAAGATAGGTTAGCCAATCATAATAGAGGTCAATTACatatactataaaatataaagtcataaaGTTACAGTAGAGAAAACTgtataatttaaaggtgcccttggttaaaaaatttaatttaccttggcatagttaaataacaagcaagcaaggacaatagcgaaaaatggcagatggagcaataataactgacatgatccatgatgatatcatgatatttttagtgatatttttgtaaattgtccttataaatgtttcgttaacatgttgctaatgtactgttaaatgtggttaaagtcagCATCGTTTCTTACTATATTCGCGGCGACAAGaaccatcgctattttcatttttaaacacttgcagtctgtataatgcataaacacaacttcattctttataaatctctccaacagtgtagcattagccgttagccacggagcactatcaatctcattcataaccaaatgtaaacattcaaataaacactgtacttacgtgattagacatgttgcatgacgaacactttgtaaagatccattttgagggttatattagctgtttgaactttttttatgttgtttaaggcaagcgcgagctcttggggtgtggagcaccagatttgaAGGGGCTGtgtaccctgaatcggctcatttataacgatgccccaaaataggcagttaaaaaaattaatttaaaaaatctatggggtattttgagctgaaacttcacagacacattcaggggacaccttagacttatattacatcttttaaaaaaaagttctagggcacctttaagggtcAGAGAAAGGGTGAAAAGAGttcatgtaaaaatgttttggtaCAGGAAACTTTGACAAACATAAGTGGACATCAAGGGAAAAATAGGCAGGTACATATATTTAACTTATATGGATTGAAACAAACAGAAgaaacaataaattattaacaATGTATGTGTTCAATCTACAAGCATAAATAATAGTACTTCTCAGAATTGATTTCTTTTCTCTGAATTGCTCTTGAAGTCTTGCATTGCTGCCAATATTGTTCCTGTATGATAAATTGCAAATATTTCTCACTTGTATGTCACTTTGCATAAAATACTACAGTAAATAGTAACTgcgattttgaagcccaaaaaagcacataagTCGATACATAAGCACATAAGCACATAACTCATCTGTACATAAGTCGATCCGACAGAAGAGTGATCTTTGAACTGACACATGACATACTGATGAACACAGAAGCGCAGAGTATAgagtaaaacaaaaaagtcaCAAATTCGTCTagaatgagaatttttaaagagaaatattggaggagcttgagtttgttgcccagccctgtttgtttgaactgtgagaggcgTCTACTCTCACCTAAGCTTACACTACGCCTACATACTATGTCATATGCCAGAACTCAACTCTCTCATGAATGCACGGACGGACATTACTGGAAGCTAGTGAgtctataaagttataaatatgtatatttttcttacaaaaatgcattgcttcacttcaggaggcctttattaaccccctgcaGCTGTaaggattacttttatgatggatggatggatggatggatggatggatggatggatggatggatggatggatggatggatggatggatggatggatggatggatggatggatggatggatggatggatggatggatggatggatggatggatggatggatggatggatggatggatgggcttttttgggcttcaaaatcacgGTTACTATTCACGCCCATTATAAATCTTGGAAGagccaaaatatttttttaatataactccaattgtgtttgactgaaagaagaaagtcatatacatctaggatggcttgagggtgagtaaattatgggagaatttttgggtgaactacccctttaaatgaataaatgtaaagatTGTAAACTGATTCTAATAAATATGATACCTCAGAAAAAGACATTTCTTAGGTATTAATGTCTGTTATATAAAACATAAGCTGGTTTCTCCAAGGTTGTCTCTCTGTCAATGTGACCCAGTGAACATGCAAGTCAGAAAATGCCTTTGTATGCCATATAACCATTAAATGAGTATACATATGAATGTGCATTTACCTGCTGTAGTAAGTGGGAATTACCACTGCATACCCAACGCAGGTGCCTCCCAAGCAGCTGCCCAGTTCACGGAAGAGTCCATGAGCCAGAGACTCCAGTGGCAGTACCACTAAAAACACACTCATGAATAGTCCAGAAGTGACCTGCAGAGAGGAACCCTCAGTGATCAACAATTCAGAAGTGAATTCAAAGGAAAGGATGATTGTACATCCAAACAAACACAGTCTAATTCAGTCAAAGTCTTTAGTATGTAGTATGCTAGTATTCATTTCTGGACATTGCCATTGTTCTAAGAcctgttcattttaattaactaaataaatatgCCACCTGACTCACCAGCACATTGCTCTCGTtggtaaaaatcacatttattaaagaaatgaaGCTGCATTTGCTTCGCATGCTGGATAATATTAGCAAAGATGGAAGTAGTGCTTCTAATGACTCATATTCTATGCAAAATtcatattttaacataaaacCTCAAGTGGACTTAGGTTAGAGTAGGCACTTGTGCTCATGGACTGACCCCAATAtaataccaaatttagcattttaaaacAACAGTAAATTTTTTGTTAACTGTTTACCATACATCTTGGATTATCGCAATAATATCATATTGTGAGATCAGTATCGTGATATGTATCGAATCGTGATATGAgggtattgttacacccctaatcaACATGCTTTACCTGCCATGAGACGGCCCCTAGTATGACAGTAGACATCAGGCAGAAGAGCACCAGCCGTTCGGAGATGAGGCAGAAATGACGCATACCCCTAGAGGCCATGATCCTGTCCAAATTGAGCGTTTGTGAGCGCTGGGCCGCCCACGTCTTCTGACACTCGCTTAGCTTGGTGTGGAAGCACCATAGTGTGACGAGGAATACCATGTGGCACAAGATCCACAAGAGGCCAAAGACGCAGAAGCCAGGGATGACCAGGTACCAGGCTTTCATGTTACCCAGCTTCAGGGCACAGAGCACAAAGAACACCAGCTCAACGAATGTCAGAGGAAACAGAGAAAATATCCTCCACAGGCGGCCAGCTGAGAGAAACTGCTTCCAGCGTTCAGTCGCCGACAAACTGCTAAAGTAGACGTCCAGAAGGGGCTCGCATATAAGCCGTCCCAGGTAGCAGCTGAGCACGAAGGGGTTTGTTTGGATCTCCAAGGACTGGAAGAAGGTAACGGCTGTGATCACAGCAAAGCAGGCAAGATTAGGGAGAGCCAAGGGCGACTTCATGCGAAGGTCCACAATGAGGACCATTAACGCAAATGTCAGCGCAATCATGGCCAGTGATTTGTAGAAAACCAAGCTGATGCTTGCGACGCCAAATCCCAGGAGCTCTAGGAGCTCAGATGACGTCAGAACGACTGGTTTATACTTAGCACTACCGCACAGACGTTCTGTCAGGGCCCAGAGCGTCCGAACAGCTACGCTAGCGAGCAACAGGTAGTTTGTGACCTGTTCCTTTATGTCTTTCTCCAGAGACGAGGAGTTCAGGAAGCAAAGGAGACCCTGCAAGAAGCCGAACCACAGGTGGAAGAGACTTAAGCTGGCGGACTCCATTGAAAAGTAGTAGTAGAGGATACAAGCTATGGCTGAAACGAACAAACCCAAGATGAAGATGACCAGAATCATGGGCTCTGAGGGGGTCTGCTCCCATCGTACGTACATTCCCAAGCACACAGCTACCAGCAGGTTGAAGCTGGAGAGATACCCCAAACAGCGGAGAGAGGACCACATGTCCACACCCTTGTCCGAATCCTCTTGGCCTGACATTTTTGAGTATGACCACAGAGGATTAGGCCTCGCTCCTTCAAGACTAGGAAAGATAATGTTCAGGCATTCCACTAAAATcaataatggaaaaaaaaagagttattAGTACTGAAGTCAGTGACGCAATTctaaaaacatcaaaaacacATTCATATAATCAACATGTCAGCTCAAAATTAAATTATCATCTTAAAAGGCATCATgacaaatgataaaaaaaaaagattattctCATTTTGAGTCTGTAATCAAACAACAGTATGGTATACCTTTCAAAAAAAgatatatttgtatgtattaatatatatatacacacatataaaatGTATAGGAGAGTCCAATTACATATATACAGAATATAGCCTATAGTTATACTGTATAAAGTGTATGTACACAGAACATAGTTTCTATACATCCTAACCCTGAGAAATATTCAATGTGAATGGAGTAGAAaggtgtgacaactagccccgttTCATCTTAATACTTAGTATacatacacagagagagagagagagacgtgaGATGTTTTGAGCACATGATGGTCATACAATTTTTTGTCGATGTTCGTATACATAACGGACATAAGATGACAGATCATGTTTAATGTATTACGAGTGCCAAGAAGGTTCAAGATTAATAGATGTCAGATATGAAACTGCCACATAACCAGCCTAAACCAGACACTCTCAACTTTAACACTGTAAATACTTTAAAAGCATGAAAATACCgcgacattttaaaaaaattagtaTTAACGactgatttttgtaatttttctaATCGTTGCTCGAAAGTAAAGCATAAGCAGAATTATTCTTACATTTGTTTATAGCAAAGAGTTTTTAGTTTCCCGATGGCCATGATGCTTCCGGACTCCAAACTACGGCGGCACAGAAGGGTTAAAGGCGAAGTGTAAAATCTGCGTAGAAATTCTTTGCGCCACATCCGTGATCTGTTTCCAGGTGTTGTCTTGTCACATACTGTTAATTTAGTCGGTTTATTTACTAGAGATATACATAtgacaaaacatttcaaatgatttctgttcataaaaatgtaaatatcctGTGTTGCTTATTTACTTTTACCATGTGCCAAAACAAAGCTATTCACACTTACACCATatctacaagaaaaaaaataaataaataaataataataaaaaaaaaaaaaaaaaaaaaaaatatatatatatatatatatatatatatacaaggaTGTTTTGTGGATATTATATTGATTAAGTGTTTGTATCTGTGGGCTGAGTGTTCCTgtgaagaaaaacagaaagtGATGCAGTTATTTCTCTCTTGCATGGCATTAAACAACAACATAATTCTAGATTTTCATGAGGGGCATAGTCAGTTATTCATAGTGAAATCTGCCGATACCAGGAACAATACCGATAGTTTGGTTGTTCTGCCTTTTATAACTTCTGTTAATTTTATGATAATGTCattataattaatcattaatcattaggctatatttttaattattatattatgaaagaaatgcaaataaaaactttattctctTCATTTTatcaacttgtttcagagtaactggtatcagttataaacaaacacattactcaaattaatattaacacacattaattaaattctgaagattaatatttcttaactttctaaatgttattaattcataattactattaatattgaacatcaaactggtttcttagcattttctttacacaaagtacaaattcagtgcattttcctgccctcttttgattgacaggatatattggccatggctgtttttaaactatcAGCCGATAGCCAATCATGTGACAATTTGCttttatcggccgataccgattattggccgatatatcagtgcatctctaaaaaataaaaacctttaaatatttatttaggaCTTTTAGCTGATTTACCAAGCAAAACTGCTAAAACAAATCCCACTTTATGAGATTCCCATAtaataatggaaatattttatcaAGTCCTGTTTCCAATATGTTTAGTTTATTTGCGGTTTAGAATCAGAATTAACTGGTTTGTGAATTAATTGAGTCGGTTCTCATTTGAAACGTAAACGTGGATTTACAAGCTGAAGACTGAATCATTTTGAGTGGTTTATCGCTGTGTGAAACAGTAGATTTATCGTAAAACAGAATGCTTTGCATAAACAGAGATGGACGAAATTAACTAAACCATCCTATCGTTATCGTTTATTGCAGCGACGAGGAAGCAGCCAGTGAACGACTCTACTTCAGATAAAGACTACTTCAAAATTGTCATTAACAGAACTCGAAATCACTTTAAAGTATAATGTTACCATGCAAATACACCCATGAATCACCCACATCAGTTTGAGAATGTGTGCGACATGATAATGTGTATGAAAAAAGGATGAACTGTGCATGGTCTCAGAGTGCATTAAGGGGTCATACCCTTTTATAAATACATCCAATTAGTCCACATTTACCTTGTTTTGAATGAAATATTGAGGTCATTTTTCACAAAATAGGCCATGTAATTCTGAAGGAACAAGATAAGTGCGACAAAGGGAATGTGGGCTTTTTTTAATTAGCAGCACTGACAGTTGAATGTATAATTGAGAGATCTGAACCTTCCAATGTGTTTGAATGCTTCCTGAGTCATTCAAATACACAAATAAGAATGCACATATTAATCATTGTAGCTAAAAGATGCTGAACTAATGCAGGAGTCCTTGAATGTGCTGCTTTCTGGACTTTCTGTGGGCTACACGACTCCATCCAACTCTTCCTCCTCCGCAGAGAAAAATAAGAaagagaaagggaaaaaaaacctATGAATTATGCACACCTGTACACCTCCACACCACCTGGCAACCTGCATGTAGCATCACATTAAAAAGgggtatataaaatataaatactgcTCTTCCATTCAACACCATGACATGAAATAAGAGCAGCAAGCATTTTCAGTCAGGCTTGGACTTGATATGAACGTTGACTAAACGTTTTCCAGAGAGGACAATTGCACTAATTAATTTTGTGTCCTGCTCGGCCATGCAGACAACATGTGAGCcaaatattgtgaaaaaaaattgtgaaagtGTTTATTATTTGATCCAGGCATGTGGTGTAGTGCTTAATAACCTGGGCTGCTTTTGGATACTGGTGTCCTAAAAAGGGTTCTAGACTTGCTTAAAGGGtaggttcacccaaaaatgaacattttgtcaacatttactcatcaagttgttccaaacctgtttgaatttctgtttgaacacaaaagagcatattttgaagaatgttggtacaCGTTGACGgcagccattgacttccattataggaaaaaaaatactatggaagtcagtgatgtccttcaactgtctggtaaagaaagaaataaactcatacaggtttggaacaacttgagggtaagtaaatgatgacagaattagaatttttgtgtgaactatccctttaaccagGAAGATCATGTTGgctaaaggtgcagtatgtaagaattctgtccactagaggtcgctagaggcctattcaaaacaaaggcgtagcttgatgacgccaagtttgagcgcggaatcttgggatatgtggtcttcacctcatcggatggtgcaaaagaatagggataggactcgggaagaaatcatggtCATGgatgtaattattattaacgttattgtagtatgaagcagagcaggatcGAGTGTTGTTGGTGCtaaacgaggccgctggagcgattgcgcaacacacgcctcacgagcagcaggacttttattatgacacagtcgctagcgccgcttccgcttttccggtcatgagtatgaggtaacgcagctctgtttatcatattagatacatgttgaaaataatgttataatgttcctctgtgcgttcgctgctataagacacttgtttgagacacgctgcagtaagatagatcgattttagaatatcatattaaatgttggatggcttgtgttgataaatggcatgcagttaatttttaaaacgtattgtatgactgttactaaaaatactgttactaaaaataaagctgcatctgattatgctatgttagctacttgacaaaatagtgtttttctctgagacatggtaaagcatggtacccgcaaaaaatcaagaaagtttgaaaacaataagactaaacgtgttgagctatataacaacaattagttttctgtctataaatgtatcaaaacagttgttcccttgtctattaaaacatgtaatatatgaaagcatctttggtgtttccatggtttctacaaaataaaccgGAAAcagagggtaacgcgggtatgacgcaattgacaggtgactcctcgcacgtcccggagccttggttaaaattgcaattttctcacgatttacaaatagttggaaacattttggatgtggtaagtactcaagtgaacaaaatatataacactggcctagtggtttttggataatttactgcaaaaatattacatgttGCACCATTAACCAGCTTCACCAGAAAATTTTGCCAGTGTGAAGATGAACACTGTTTGTTTTCCTTTTACATGCTGTTTGAGGACCGGTTTATCTGGAAACATTAAACAtgtaattgatcaaaagtatgTTGTAATGAGAAATATGTCTGTCGAAAATTAGTAAATTATTTCAcagaaaactaaaaaaaaaatgttgttctcATAAATATATAGTTTACTTAGTAATAAGTGCCTCATACATAACATATATTTAGAAACTGATGCagattttatgtattttctattatttataaattacattataatggGGGTTATACATacaagttttcttttttaatttaatgtaatttcactttttttttttttttttttataaattaaatttgttcatACAGTGTAACTCCACAAAAActttatcatatttatgaattaatatttagttaatattttaatattgtaaaaaaaaacacacatatattatataataatacatacattttatttatatatatatatatatacacacacacacacacaaactttttaTCTTAGATGCgcttaatcatgattaattgatttgattgatataaataattttttatttaatttatttatttttttttttttgacatttttgtgtcATTGACTCAAATATGACTTTGTTTCCTGATGTACTATTTCATTCCGACTCCTGGAAGTTGCATAAAGATAGACAATTGGATTGGGACCAGTTATTTTGGTCAGCGCTTGCCTCTTTTTTTTGTGCAATATGCTTTAGATGGTCAGTGAATGGACTGTGTGGATGTTTGTGGGTTTACCGTCTGAAACTAGCTAATACACATACAGCCAATATGTAGCCTAACTTAATTTATGTTTCCTGGTACTGGGGTCAGATTCACCAAACTCCATACTTCCATTCTCCTTCCTTCTCTTGTGCACGACCACCTTCATCTGACAAGCACAGCATCAGCAGCACGAGCGATCTGTTCACTACAAATCTCATTCCCACAGAAATCAATATGATGTACTGAGTCTCATAAAGAGGCTGTTTGGAAAGGCAGCCACATCACAGCCTAAATCAAGAAGCATGTCAGGCTTCAAATGAAATTGGGGAAGAGATGGATGGAGAATAAAGAGTCAAATATTAGTGATGTATTTGAATGTGTCATACGGTATTCGGTGACATGTTGTACCAAGGCAAAGGATGCTGATTAATGCCTGTTGAAAGCCAAAGATACATCTCCCAATGCCCCAAAACTCATCCATCTCAATAGAATAAAGAGTCTTTCATCTCAACAACGTCTCATCAGTCGAGGATAaacattgttgttgttgctgttttgtcTTTGCCAGGAATTGTTGGTTCATGGCATGGTGGTTTTGGCAATGTATAAAACCGCCATATGTCTTTCGATAAATGATTCAAGTGCTTCAGTTAGCATGTTACGGTGTGTCATTTGAGTCAGTGTGCCTCATTCTGTTGTATTACATTTGAGCATTTCATTTAGCATGAATTAATCATGTCACCCGGCAAATTTTCCCTGACAGAACCGAAAAGGAAACTCGAGTTGAagcaacaaaatgcaatttctGGTTCAGCCTACATGAGCTAAATATACACTTGGCTCGTCTTTGGCTCCTGTACATTTTGCACACCGTGTTCTCTCAataaaagagagaaagacaatCTT from Chanodichthys erythropterus isolate Z2021 chromosome 8, ASM2448905v1, whole genome shotgun sequence encodes:
- the tmem168a gene encoding transmembrane protein 168-A; translated protein: MSGQEDSDKGVDMWSSLRCLGYLSSFNLLVAVCLGMYVRWEQTPSEPMILVIFILGLFVSAIACILYYYFSMESASLSLFHLWFGFLQGLLCFLNSSSLEKDIKEQVTNYLLLASVAVRTLWALTERLCGSAKYKPVVLTSSELLELLGFGVASISLVFYKSLAMIALTFALMVLIVDLRMKSPLALPNLACFAVITAVTFFQSLEIQTNPFVLSCYLGRLICEPLLDVYFSSLSATERWKQFLSAGRLWRIFSLFPLTFVELVFFVLCALKLGNMKAWYLVIPGFCVFGLLWILCHMVFLVTLWCFHTKLSECQKTWAAQRSQTLNLDRIMASRGMRHFCLISERLVLFCLMSTVILGAVSWQVTSGLFMSVFLVVLPLESLAHGLFRELGSCLGGTCVGYAVVIPTYYSSADGQPLLLPPGQVQELHSTATLNAVQRLFSHHLIQTYGCDYSTSLSLDTLVAKLRSFLELCTAEGPRHDTYILYYSGHTLPSGDWTLAGGDCLRLQQILDMWRERNSDFSSRLIMILDTENSTPWVKAVRKVEGMYVAVQGAKMSPVQDAETQEAPRLGDFTSEWVKYNCDPDSGVQWSERGRVISAIYGVSKPWSDYALHLPTGSDVAKHWKTHFPKMTYPLVAVANWCCGLNLLWLCSVCLRCVRRLKLSWFPPSILDTGQGIKLVRS